In one Silene latifolia isolate original U9 population chromosome 10, ASM4854445v1, whole genome shotgun sequence genomic region, the following are encoded:
- the LOC141607832 gene encoding uncharacterized protein LOC141607832: MDIIYHEEKANVVADALSGRSVHSLCTTMSLIRLKDEVTKMGIHVIQKKDAIRDLTVKPDLYDDIRRKHALDPKIQEWRAEVEKGTVSRWCVPKDEEMKKIIMAEAYCTSYSVHPGGEKLCKDLKQTFWWPGMKRETTEFAARCLTC, encoded by the exons ATGgacattatctaccatgaagagaAGGCGAATGTTGTGGCTGATGCGTTGAGTGGGaggagtgtgcattctctatgcacaactatgtcaCTGATAAGGTTGAAAGATGAAGTGaccaagatggggatacatgtgatccaGAAAAAGGATGCTATAAGAGATTTGACAGTAaaaccagatctttatgatgatattcggagGAAACATgctcttgatcctaagattcaggagtggagggcTGAAGTAGAGaaggggacagtgtctcg atggtgtgtacctaaggATGAGGAGATGAAAAAGATAATTATGGCGGAGGCTTATTGCACTTCGTATTCAGTGCATCCAGGTGGTGAGAAGCTTTGTAAGGATCTTAAgcagactttttggtggcctgggatgaagagggaGACAACTGAGTTTGCGGCTCGATGTTTGACTTGCTAG